A part of Geothrix oryzae genomic DNA contains:
- the nth gene encoding endonuclease III, translating to MRPPRPAPAELQRRLRAAYPDAHCALDHADPFQLVVATILSAQCTDARVNLTTPALFVRYPDAAALAEARPTELEALIKSTGFYHNKAKNLIGLGQALMARHGGVVPSDPAALGALPGVGQKTANVVLANAFGVPALAVDTHIFRVARRLGLSKAATPEKVEADLCRLFPREDWIELHHQLIFHGRRVCDARRPDCGACPLLDLCPTGQGQMKDPHLGVRLAPTVSRLQSSVPSLQSAAPAAQAPTDGIPQRIISLVPSVTELLVQWGLATRIAGRTRYCIEPRWIRNTVPAVGGTKDPDLDRIRDLAPDLVILERDENPKGVADALTALGIPWLALEIRTLKDCAAAWRELGTRLGVPEAGEARAAALEASLKGRRRRGPRALPLIWREPWMSSGPDTYLADLLRQGGFTPVGPDRYPVLSDEDLAALAPELILLPSEPYRFNRRHQAELQKRFPEAIVRLVDGQALTWYLSRTEAGLDLVRSFR from the coding sequence ATGCGCCCGCCCAGACCCGCCCCCGCCGAGCTTCAGCGCCGGCTCCGTGCTGCCTACCCCGATGCCCACTGCGCCTTGGATCACGCGGATCCGTTCCAGCTGGTGGTGGCCACCATCCTGAGTGCCCAGTGCACGGATGCCCGCGTGAACCTCACCACACCCGCCCTCTTCGTCCGCTATCCCGACGCGGCCGCCCTGGCCGAGGCGCGCCCGACAGAGCTGGAGGCCCTCATCAAATCCACGGGCTTCTACCACAACAAGGCCAAGAACCTCATCGGCCTGGGGCAGGCCCTGATGGCCCGCCACGGCGGCGTGGTGCCCTCGGACCCTGCGGCCCTCGGGGCTCTCCCGGGCGTGGGCCAGAAGACCGCCAATGTCGTGCTGGCCAACGCCTTCGGCGTGCCCGCCCTGGCCGTGGACACCCACATCTTCCGCGTGGCCCGGCGCCTGGGGCTGTCCAAGGCCGCCACGCCCGAGAAGGTGGAGGCGGATCTCTGCCGCCTCTTCCCGCGGGAGGACTGGATCGAGCTGCACCACCAGCTCATCTTCCACGGCCGTCGTGTCTGCGACGCCCGGCGGCCGGACTGCGGCGCCTGCCCCCTCCTCGACCTCTGCCCCACGGGACAGGGGCAGATGAAGGACCCGCACCTGGGGGTCCGGCTGGCCCCGACGGTCTCCCGTCTTCAGTCTTCGGTCCCCAGTCTTCAGTCCGCGGCCCCGGCGGCCCAGGCCCCCACGGATGGCATCCCCCAGCGCATCATCAGCCTGGTGCCCTCGGTCACGGAGCTGCTGGTGCAGTGGGGCCTGGCGACGCGGATCGCAGGCCGCACCCGCTACTGCATCGAGCCTCGCTGGATCCGCAACACCGTCCCCGCCGTGGGCGGCACCAAGGATCCCGACCTGGACCGCATCCGGGACCTCGCCCCGGACCTGGTGATCCTCGAGCGGGACGAGAACCCCAAAGGGGTCGCCGACGCCCTCACGGCCCTGGGCATCCCCTGGCTGGCCCTGGAGATCCGCACGCTGAAGGACTGCGCCGCGGCCTGGCGCGAGCTCGGAACGCGGCTGGGCGTTCCCGAGGCCGGGGAGGCCCGCGCAGCGGCCCTGGAGGCCTCCCTCAAGGGCCGCCGTCGCAGGGGCCCCCGCGCCCTCCCGCTCATCTGGAGGGAGCCCTGGATGAGCTCCGGGCCCGACACCTACCTGGCCGACCTGCTGCGCCAGGGGGGATTCACGCCCGTGGGGCCGGACCGCTATCCCGTGCTGTCGGACGAGGACCTGGCGGCCCTGGCCCCGGAACTCATCCTCCTGCCCTCGGAGCCCTACCGCTTCAATCGGCGCCATCAGGCGGAGCTGCAGAAGCGGTTCCCGGAGGCCATCGTGCGTCTCGTGGATGGCCAGGCCCTGACCTGGTACCTGAGCCGCACCGAGGCGGGGCTCGACCTGGTGCGGAGCTTCCGGTAG
- a CDS encoding GNAT family N-acetyltransferase: protein MAEVLKAGPGLELRPLNLRDAPALFALVDANRDRLRRWLPWPDANQSPADSRTYILRMRTQVRAGVGQSFGLWWKGGLVGVAGFNWIDAANRSAAIGYWLAEAAEGRGLMTAAVAALLRHGFRTLKLNRIEIRAGVWNRRSRAIPKRLGFRHEGTLRQVEHLADRTVDHAVYGLLASEWRRR, encoded by the coding sequence ATGGCCGAGGTGCTGAAGGCCGGTCCTGGCCTGGAATTGCGCCCCTTGAACCTCCGGGACGCTCCGGCCCTGTTCGCCCTGGTGGATGCCAACCGCGACCGGCTGCGCCGCTGGCTGCCCTGGCCCGACGCCAACCAGTCGCCCGCGGACTCCCGGACCTACATCCTGAGGATGCGCACCCAGGTGCGGGCGGGAGTCGGCCAGTCCTTCGGCCTCTGGTGGAAGGGCGGGCTCGTGGGCGTCGCGGGCTTCAACTGGATCGACGCCGCCAACCGCAGCGCCGCCATCGGGTACTGGCTGGCAGAGGCGGCCGAGGGGCGAGGCCTGATGACCGCCGCAGTCGCGGCCCTGCTCCGCCACGGCTTCCGCACCTTGAAACTCAACCGCATCGAGATCCGCGCCGGCGTCTGGAACCGCCGCAGCCGCGCCATCCCCAAGCGCCTGGGCTTCCGCCACGAGGGCACCCTGCGCCAAGTGGAGCACCTGGCGGATCGCACGGTGGACCACGCCGTGTACGGGCTGCTGGCCTCGGAATGGCGCCGGCGCTAA
- a CDS encoding bifunctional 5,10-methylenetetrahydrofolate dehydrogenase/5,10-methenyltetrahydrofolate cyclohydrolase → MPTALTGKLNCQETARHYLELVRSNVKKLGFSPGLGVILGSHDPGSVTYQRWLMKDCEDLGIAAADLRVENGMQLVKLIARLNQDEKTHGVFIFYPLRYPEIKDDEVMDLVDPSKDIEGLHAINIGFLTKYRKRLDDGSQHRCMTPCTARAIVKTLKRGFGDNWLAGKTVLVINDSLRIGRPLTAMVANLKGTPILCHAATNQTHLEGFIRMADVIVSAVPAPGYQIRTDWIKDGALCFDLSGDGNFDYEALDRRGIPYTDTTKNSVGKVTRAMALLNLTYAAGVE, encoded by the coding sequence ATGCCCACCGCCCTTACGGGAAAGCTCAACTGCCAGGAAACCGCCCGGCACTACCTGGAGTTGGTGCGTTCCAATGTGAAGAAGCTGGGCTTCTCGCCGGGCCTGGGCGTCATCCTCGGCAGCCACGATCCCGGCAGCGTCACCTATCAGCGCTGGCTCATGAAGGACTGCGAGGACCTGGGCATCGCCGCGGCGGACCTGCGGGTGGAGAACGGCATGCAGCTGGTGAAGCTCATCGCCCGCCTCAACCAGGACGAGAAGACCCACGGCGTGTTCATCTTCTATCCCCTGCGCTATCCCGAGATCAAGGATGACGAGGTCATGGATCTGGTGGACCCCAGCAAGGACATCGAGGGCCTGCACGCCATCAACATCGGCTTCCTGACCAAGTACCGGAAGCGGCTGGATGACGGATCCCAGCACCGCTGCATGACGCCGTGCACCGCGCGGGCCATCGTGAAGACCCTCAAGCGGGGCTTCGGCGACAACTGGCTGGCGGGCAAGACGGTGCTCGTCATCAACGACAGCCTGCGCATCGGCCGCCCTCTGACGGCCATGGTGGCCAACCTGAAGGGCACGCCCATCCTCTGCCACGCCGCCACCAACCAGACGCACCTGGAGGGCTTCATCCGCATGGCCGATGTCATCGTGAGCGCCGTGCCGGCGCCCGGGTATCAGATCCGCACGGACTGGATCAAGGACGGGGCGCTCTGCTTCGACCTCAGCGGCGACGGGAACTTCGACTACGAGGCCCTGGACCGCCGGGGCATCCCCTACACCGACACCACCAAGAACAGCGTGGGGAAGGTCACCCGCGCCATGGCCCTGCTCAACCTCACCTACGCGGCGGGCGTGGAGTAG
- a CDS encoding TlpA family protein disulfide reductase, whose protein sequence is MPRLLCSLLLASLGLSAQGIYKNANSPTDPICPRVSQEKTALNYGAAAPGTTGGQVGADSTGLLSYQQGRQFFPQGQRRSVAAFAAYDAKGKGTSVAALKGKIVLVGLWSVRCDPSAKMLMEFASLYPKRDQFGFDILAVNFDENQQDGGGIQGGWRAINTFITKNRQFFEASKMPVYTPGLGKEGPSNFMDIVHSLPALFVIDREGNLAQLHIGYKDGFVGEAIQWALRERPLPPPPPAAPVTEPVKP, encoded by the coding sequence ATGCCGCGCCTGCTCTGCAGCCTTCTCCTGGCGTCCCTGGGCCTGAGCGCCCAGGGCATCTACAAGAACGCCAACTCGCCCACCGATCCCATCTGTCCGAGGGTGAGCCAGGAAAAGACGGCCCTCAACTACGGGGCCGCGGCTCCGGGCACCACCGGCGGCCAGGTCGGCGCCGACAGCACGGGCCTCCTCTCGTACCAGCAGGGGCGCCAGTTCTTCCCCCAGGGCCAGCGCCGGTCCGTGGCCGCCTTCGCCGCCTACGACGCCAAGGGCAAGGGCACCTCCGTGGCCGCCCTGAAGGGGAAGATCGTCCTCGTCGGTCTCTGGAGCGTCCGCTGCGACCCCTCCGCGAAGATGCTCATGGAGTTCGCCTCCCTCTACCCCAAGCGCGATCAGTTCGGCTTCGACATCCTCGCCGTGAACTTCGACGAGAACCAGCAGGATGGCGGCGGCATCCAGGGCGGCTGGCGCGCCATCAACACCTTTATAACCAAGAACCGCCAGTTCTTCGAGGCGTCGAAGATGCCCGTCTACACGCCCGGCCTCGGCAAGGAGGGCCCCTCCAACTTCATGGACATCGTCCATTCCCTCCCGGCCCTGTTCGTCATCGACCGCGAGGGGAACCTGGCCCAGCTCCACATCGGCTACAAGGACGGCTTCGTGGGCGAGGCCATCCAGTGGGCCCTCCGGGAGCGGCCCCTGCCCCCGCCGCCCCCGGCAGCCCCGGTGACGGAGCCCGTCAAACCCTGA
- a CDS encoding protein-disulfide reductase DsbD family protein, with protein sequence MRSLKTLLMSLLLALTAWAQRADPAFDPVKQVDLTFQKGAVVLTVPPGAHLKAAFMEVVKKGGPGTLQVGPLPPTQAKDEIGDGIWHDTVRIPVRGEGLRGPVTLAVTYQPCTEGEGGVCFPPTTRTLEVKASEIPAGALAVVSPEKPAVSSVEEKAGEAKVAAPAPAASPTPAPTPAAPQEHSGLIWSLLLVFLAGMGASLTPCVYPMIPITMAIVGAKGGGKARGFALSAVLVLGMAVTYTTLGVLAAKSGAAFGAFAQKPAFLVPVSLLFAAFALSLFGAFEIALPPGLAMKLQGDGSRKGFGGAFLMGLVLGPLSAPCVGPVIGAVLVGIAQQGVVWLGGLQLFVFALGMGVLFMAVGTFSAGLPKSGEWLTRFKQGMGLVVLGFAAWNVRLVVPGWLNFALWTGVMLAGVAVFGAFEAASGLVGQLRKGFALLLLALALLLGVRTVETFLGVDLLPKGGAVAAKEEHAGWLEQDLEGALAKAQAEHKVVLVDIYADWCAQCKELDEKTWPDPALKAWIAQHAIPIRIDTDAKRKDLAAKLQIRSYPTVLLLDAEGRELRRILGFQKPETIKAWLEGK encoded by the coding sequence ATGCGGAGCCTGAAGACGCTGCTGATGAGCCTGCTGCTGGCCCTGACGGCCTGGGCCCAGAGGGCGGACCCGGCCTTCGACCCGGTGAAGCAGGTGGATCTCACCTTCCAGAAGGGCGCGGTGGTGCTGACGGTGCCGCCCGGCGCGCACCTGAAGGCGGCCTTCATGGAAGTGGTGAAGAAGGGGGGGCCCGGCACCCTCCAGGTGGGCCCCTTGCCGCCGACCCAGGCGAAAGATGAGATCGGCGATGGCATCTGGCACGACACGGTGCGGATCCCCGTGCGCGGCGAGGGCCTCCGCGGTCCCGTGACACTGGCCGTGACCTACCAGCCCTGCACCGAGGGCGAAGGCGGCGTCTGCTTCCCGCCCACCACGCGAACGCTCGAGGTGAAGGCGTCCGAGATTCCTGCCGGCGCCCTTGCAGTCGTTTCGCCGGAGAAGCCTGCGGTCTCTTCGGTGGAAGAAAAGGCTGGGGAGGCGAAAGTCGCGGCCCCCGCACCCGCAGCCTCGCCCACGCCTGCCCCCACGCCCGCCGCCCCGCAGGAACACTCGGGCCTGATCTGGTCCCTGCTCCTGGTCTTCCTGGCGGGCATGGGCGCTTCGCTGACGCCCTGCGTGTATCCGATGATCCCCATCACCATGGCCATCGTGGGGGCGAAGGGCGGCGGCAAGGCCCGGGGCTTCGCGTTGTCGGCGGTGCTGGTGCTGGGCATGGCGGTGACCTACACCACGCTGGGCGTGCTGGCCGCCAAGAGCGGCGCGGCCTTCGGCGCCTTCGCCCAGAAGCCGGCCTTCCTCGTGCCCGTATCGCTGCTGTTCGCGGCCTTCGCGCTCTCGCTCTTCGGCGCCTTCGAGATCGCCCTGCCGCCGGGCCTGGCCATGAAGCTCCAGGGTGATGGCTCCCGCAAGGGCTTCGGCGGGGCCTTCCTCATGGGCCTGGTGCTGGGGCCGCTGTCGGCGCCCTGCGTGGGACCGGTCATCGGCGCCGTGCTGGTGGGCATCGCCCAGCAGGGGGTCGTGTGGCTGGGCGGCCTGCAGCTCTTCGTGTTCGCCCTGGGCATGGGCGTGCTGTTCATGGCCGTGGGCACCTTCTCGGCGGGCCTCCCCAAGAGCGGCGAGTGGCTCACGCGCTTCAAGCAGGGCATGGGGCTCGTGGTGCTCGGCTTCGCGGCCTGGAATGTGCGGCTCGTGGTGCCGGGCTGGCTGAATTTCGCCCTGTGGACCGGGGTGATGCTGGCGGGCGTGGCGGTCTTCGGCGCCTTCGAGGCGGCTTCGGGCCTGGTGGGGCAGCTGCGGAAGGGTTTCGCGCTGCTGCTGCTGGCGCTGGCCCTGCTGCTGGGCGTGCGGACGGTGGAGACCTTCCTGGGGGTGGACCTGCTGCCCAAGGGTGGCGCCGTGGCGGCGAAAGAGGAGCATGCCGGGTGGCTGGAGCAGGACCTCGAAGGCGCGCTGGCCAAAGCCCAGGCCGAGCACAAGGTGGTGCTGGTGGACATCTACGCGGACTGGTGCGCCCAGTGCAAGGAGCTGGATGAGAAGACCTGGCCGGATCCGGCCCTGAAGGCCTGGATCGCGCAACACGCCATTCCCATCCGCATCGACACCGACGCCAAGCGCAAGGATCTGGCGGCGAAGCTTCAGATCCGCAGCTACCCGACGGTGCTCCTGCTGGACGCCGAGGGCAGGGAACTGCGCCGCATCCTGGGCTTCCAGAAGCCCGAGACCATCAAGGCCTGGCTCGAGGGAAAATGA
- a CDS encoding TlpA family protein disulfide reductase, with product MPLPLICLMTALPALQAPAPAAGAQAVLEAARAKARSVMAARTAHIQAGKNTKDFRGDCAKELADLQARLAGETQAEVREALLVSTLFHLQLAKTEPTAALLAQVQKEVPPTATAWSLDPGLLTTRAAADPKGWDAYVAEARAKHADTGLRRTLLFDHFLGRLEAGDEAGWKAAFEAIRVQFPGSPLAQRAQAFLDAEAKTGLGRPAPAFSLKALDQPKVTYGVDTFKGKFVLIDFWATWCPDCRVEMPGLHAAWAKFKAKPFEILSLSFDRRVEHIAPYRQLAASPMPWKHAFIEGGFQSPLAGDYGVMSIPKALLIGPDGKIVASGAQLRGGQLEKTLAKFLGD from the coding sequence ATGCCCCTGCCCCTGATCTGCCTGATGACGGCCCTGCCCGCGCTGCAGGCGCCGGCTCCCGCGGCCGGGGCCCAAGCCGTGCTCGAAGCGGCCCGCGCCAAGGCCAGGTCGGTGATGGCGGCGCGCACCGCCCACATCCAGGCCGGGAAGAACACCAAGGATTTCCGCGGTGACTGCGCGAAGGAGCTGGCGGACCTACAGGCCCGTCTCGCCGGTGAAACGCAGGCCGAGGTGCGCGAAGCCCTGCTGGTGAGCACCCTCTTCCATTTGCAGCTGGCCAAGACGGAACCCACCGCGGCCCTCCTGGCCCAGGTCCAGAAGGAGGTGCCCCCCACCGCCACCGCCTGGAGCCTGGATCCCGGCCTGCTCACGACCCGCGCTGCGGCCGATCCCAAGGGCTGGGACGCCTATGTGGCCGAGGCCCGCGCCAAGCACGCCGATACGGGCCTGCGCCGGACCCTGCTCTTCGACCACTTCCTCGGGCGGCTGGAAGCCGGCGACGAGGCTGGCTGGAAGGCCGCCTTCGAGGCCATCCGCGTCCAGTTCCCGGGCAGTCCCCTGGCCCAGCGGGCCCAGGCCTTCCTCGATGCCGAGGCCAAGACCGGCCTGGGCCGTCCCGCCCCGGCCTTCAGCCTGAAGGCCCTGGATCAGCCGAAGGTCACCTATGGGGTGGACACCTTCAAAGGCAAGTTCGTGCTCATCGACTTCTGGGCCACCTGGTGCCCGGACTGCCGCGTCGAGATGCCCGGCCTGCATGCCGCCTGGGCGAAGTTCAAGGCCAAGCCCTTCGAGATCCTGTCCCTGTCCTTCGACCGCAGGGTCGAGCACATCGCCCCCTACCGCCAGCTGGCGGCGAGTCCCATGCCCTGGAAGCACGCCTTCATCGAGGGCGGATTCCAGAGCCCCCTGGCCGGGGACTACGGTGTGATGAGCATCCCCAAGGCCCTGCTCATCGGCCCCGACGGGAAGATCGTGGCCAGCGGCGCCCAGCTGCGCGGCGGGCAGCTCGAGAAGACCCTGGCGAAGTTCCTGGGGGACTGA